One window of Desulfobacca acetoxidans DSM 11109 genomic DNA carries:
- a CDS encoding nucleoside phosphorylase, protein MSPDVTSRAGSAYHLHTEPGDIAPFILTSGSRQRIRRLSALFDTISFERENREFLTVTGTYRNIPITGMSTGIGASSTVIAIVEALQCQPQATFIRLGSCGSLQSHIQVGEFVISHRALRQEFVTHLYAPPEIEAVADPDITQALIQAARQMGVSSHCGLTCTTADFYHGQGRAAPGFTGFDSSLLANLQVQGVLNLEMEMAVYLTLAQVCQYPMRAGGVTAVFADRCRNVIIDPQQATEAEELLCRIGLLAAELLVAQPLSKEHRP, encoded by the coding sequence ATGTCGCCAGACGTTACTTCTCGAGCTGGGTCAGCCTATCATCTGCATACTGAACCGGGTGATATTGCTCCTTTTATCTTAACCTCGGGCTCCCGGCAGCGCATTCGCCGGTTGTCCGCTCTTTTTGATACGATTTCATTTGAACGTGAGAATAGGGAATTTCTCACAGTTACGGGAACCTACAGGAACATACCGATTACCGGGATGTCCACCGGCATCGGCGCCTCCAGCACGGTTATTGCCATTGTTGAGGCCCTGCAATGTCAGCCGCAGGCCACCTTTATACGCCTGGGCAGTTGTGGCAGCCTGCAGTCTCACATCCAGGTGGGTGAATTCGTTATCAGCCACAGGGCCCTGCGGCAGGAATTCGTTACCCATTTGTACGCCCCTCCGGAGATTGAAGCGGTGGCCGATCCGGATATCACCCAGGCATTAATCCAGGCGGCACGGCAAATGGGGGTTTCCTCCCATTGCGGTTTGACCTGCACCACGGCAGATTTCTATCACGGCCAGGGACGCGCCGCTCCGGGGTTCACCGGATTCGATTCCTCTCTGCTTGCAAATCTACAGGTCCAGGGAGTCTTGAACCTGGAAATGGAGATGGCCGTATATCTTACCCTGGCTCAGGTCTGCCAATACCCCATGCGGGCGGGGGGTGTGACGGCAGTATTTGCCGACCGCTGTCGCAATGTCATTATCGACCCCCAGCAGGCAACCGAAGCGGAGGAACTTCTCTGTCGGATAGGACTCCTGGCTGCCGAACTACTAGTTGCCCAACCATTGTCAAAGGAGCACCGACCATGA